A section of the Candidatus Thermodiscus eudorianus genome encodes:
- the ileS gene encoding isoleucine--tRNA ligase, whose amino-acid sequence MPAISDRLSRVRYDQFGLEDWVKRFWAENRVYRLVKEKSESSNRKFYFLDGPPYASAKSIHVGTAWNKVIKDVVLRYHRMMGYRVWDKPGYDTHGLPIEVKIEKELGIWTKKEIVEKVGVEKFVEHCKRFALENLKAMTEHFKEIGVFMDWDNPYVTFEKDYIESGWWLIKRAWEQGLLYEGYRVVHWCPRCETTLADYEVSEYAVLTDPSIYVKFPVKGMEKTSLLVWTTTPWTLPANAFVMAHPDLDYVKVLVNGEYLILAKARLEKVMEEAGVTDYKVVEEFKGKDLEGLEYKHPLEGIVPAQDTLSKYHRVVMAPEAVVATEGTGLVHSAPGHGEIDYEINMDRVGAPVVSLVDNQGRMTEGAGKYKGLYFRKEANKAIMEDLERLGALFHKSTVTHRYPICWRCKTPLVLRATNQWFIAVSKLKDKLLEEAERIEWVPEWAKTRFTNLLKEVRDWVISRQRFWGIPLPVWRCRECGYTHVIGSTKELVEMGGEEPEDLHRPWVDRVKLKCPKCGGVMERVPDVMDVWFDSGVAFYASLGYPKNREPYESLKPVDFIVEGHDQIRGWFFSLLRSGIIGFNERPYLKVLVHGFALDEHGREMHKSLGNYIEFTELISRMPRDAVRLWSMQNTVWEDLRFQWKAMEQARRALNIVWNVYSFASTYMSLDKYDPLEEPLEKLDKDWLELEDKWILSRLSNLKEAYHRAMKSYKLHEAARALREFMVEDVSHWYIRLIRRRVWEEAETPTKKAAYAVLHKVLWEWLLLAAPFIPFTTEYIYQLMYREALKGPVSIHLLDLPGEEPGLRDARLEEAMETAKKIVEAVAAARNKARLKLRQPVSRVIVSLKKGEEAWKLELTRKVILSLANAKELELVGPEFFEGLKVYDVEPNYRAIGPEFRRLSKKIVGYIEANKEKVAKDLVEKGAHKAVIDGEEIVLEPRHVNIKAGYPEWLAVAETDIGLVAVDARIGRRELVEGIARDLVRRIQAMRKEMDLPVEAKIRVWLTGDNEVIEAAREMEEYISYETRAEAINYTNPPEDAYTKEWNIDGYKVTIGVEKASDE is encoded by the coding sequence TTGCCGGCTATAAGTGATAGGCTCTCAAGGGTCCGCTACGACCAGTTCGGCCTCGAAGACTGGGTTAAGAGGTTCTGGGCTGAGAACAGGGTCTATAGGCTCGTCAAGGAGAAGTCTGAGTCGTCTAACAGGAAGTTCTACTTCCTAGACGGTCCGCCCTATGCCAGTGCTAAGAGTATACACGTCGGCACCGCCTGGAACAAGGTGATCAAGGACGTAGTCCTCCGCTACCATAGGATGATGGGCTACCGCGTCTGGGACAAGCCCGGCTACGACACGCACGGGCTCCCGATAGAGGTTAAGATAGAGAAGGAGCTCGGCATATGGACCAAGAAGGAGATAGTGGAGAAGGTGGGCGTCGAGAAGTTCGTCGAGCACTGTAAGAGGTTCGCGCTAGAGAACCTGAAAGCCATGACAGAGCACTTCAAGGAGATAGGCGTCTTCATGGACTGGGACAACCCCTACGTAACCTTCGAGAAAGACTACATAGAGAGTGGATGGTGGCTCATAAAGAGGGCCTGGGAACAGGGCCTACTCTACGAGGGCTACAGGGTAGTACACTGGTGCCCGAGGTGTGAGACCACCCTGGCAGACTACGAGGTCAGCGAGTACGCCGTGCTCACCGACCCGAGCATATACGTCAAGTTCCCCGTTAAGGGCATGGAGAAGACCAGCCTCCTAGTATGGACCACCACCCCATGGACCCTCCCGGCGAACGCGTTCGTAATGGCGCACCCCGACCTTGACTATGTCAAGGTCCTAGTCAACGGCGAGTACCTAATACTAGCCAAGGCGAGGCTTGAAAAGGTGATGGAGGAAGCCGGGGTCACCGACTACAAGGTAGTCGAAGAGTTCAAGGGGAAAGACCTAGAGGGCCTAGAATACAAGCACCCGCTAGAAGGCATAGTACCAGCCCAGGACACGCTGAGCAAGTACCACAGGGTGGTCATGGCCCCGGAGGCGGTGGTCGCGACCGAGGGAACAGGCCTCGTCCACTCGGCCCCCGGGCACGGAGAGATAGACTACGAGATAAACATGGACCGTGTAGGGGCCCCAGTAGTCTCGCTGGTAGACAACCAGGGCAGGATGACCGAGGGCGCCGGGAAGTACAAGGGCCTCTACTTCAGGAAGGAGGCCAACAAGGCCATAATGGAAGACCTAGAAAGGCTCGGGGCACTATTCCACAAGTCAACAGTCACCCACAGGTACCCGATATGCTGGAGGTGCAAGACCCCACTAGTACTAAGGGCCACAAACCAGTGGTTCATAGCGGTATCCAAGCTAAAAGACAAGCTACTGGAGGAGGCCGAGCGCATAGAATGGGTCCCCGAATGGGCCAAGACCCGGTTCACCAACCTCCTCAAGGAGGTCAGGGACTGGGTCATATCACGCCAGAGGTTCTGGGGGATACCACTACCAGTATGGCGTTGCAGGGAGTGCGGCTACACCCACGTCATAGGCAGCACTAAGGAGCTAGTGGAGATGGGCGGGGAGGAGCCAGAGGACCTCCACAGGCCCTGGGTCGACAGGGTCAAGCTGAAGTGCCCCAAGTGTGGCGGGGTAATGGAGAGGGTCCCCGACGTAATGGATGTATGGTTCGACTCCGGAGTCGCGTTCTACGCGAGCCTCGGATACCCCAAGAATAGGGAGCCCTACGAGTCCCTCAAGCCAGTCGACTTCATAGTAGAGGGGCACGACCAGATAAGGGGATGGTTCTTCAGCCTGCTGAGAAGCGGCATAATAGGGTTCAACGAGAGGCCATACCTCAAAGTACTGGTCCACGGGTTCGCCCTAGACGAGCATGGGAGGGAGATGCACAAGAGCCTAGGAAACTACATAGAGTTCACGGAACTCATATCACGCATGCCCAGGGACGCCGTCAGGCTATGGAGCATGCAGAACACCGTGTGGGAGGACCTGAGATTCCAGTGGAAGGCTATGGAGCAGGCGCGTAGAGCCCTAAACATAGTATGGAACGTCTACTCCTTCGCCTCAACCTACATGAGCCTAGACAAATACGACCCCCTAGAGGAACCCCTAGAGAAGCTAGACAAGGACTGGCTAGAGCTAGAGGACAAGTGGATACTGTCAAGGCTCTCAAACCTAAAGGAGGCCTACCACAGGGCCATGAAATCCTACAAGCTACACGAGGCGGCGAGAGCCCTCCGAGAGTTCATGGTAGAGGACGTGAGCCACTGGTACATAAGGCTGATAAGGAGAAGAGTATGGGAGGAGGCTGAGACTCCGACCAAGAAGGCGGCCTACGCGGTGCTACACAAGGTCCTCTGGGAATGGCTACTCCTAGCCGCGCCCTTCATACCCTTCACGACAGAATACATCTACCAGTTAATGTACAGGGAGGCATTGAAAGGCCCCGTGAGCATACACCTACTAGACCTGCCGGGCGAGGAGCCAGGCCTACGGGACGCCAGGCTTGAGGAGGCCATGGAGACGGCCAAGAAGATAGTAGAGGCCGTAGCCGCAGCCCGAAACAAGGCGAGGCTAAAGCTGAGGCAGCCGGTCTCAAGGGTAATAGTATCCCTCAAGAAGGGAGAAGAGGCCTGGAAGCTAGAGCTGACCAGAAAGGTGATACTATCCCTAGCCAACGCCAAGGAGCTAGAACTCGTCGGCCCGGAGTTCTTCGAGGGCCTAAAGGTCTACGACGTGGAGCCCAACTACAGGGCGATAGGCCCCGAGTTCAGAAGGCTCTCGAAGAAGATAGTCGGGTACATAGAGGCGAACAAGGAGAAGGTCGCCAAGGACCTAGTGGAGAAGGGCGCCCACAAGGCCGTGATCGACGGCGAGGAGATAGTGCTTGAGCCGAGGCACGTCAACATAAAGGCAGGCTACCCCGAGTGGCTAGCGGTCGCCGAGACGGACATAGGCCTGGTGGCGGTTGACGCGAGGATAGGCAGGAGGGAACTCGTCGAAGGCATAGCCAGGGACCTGGTCAGGAGGATACAGGCTATGAGGAAGGAGATGGACCTGCCGGTCGAGGCCAAGATACGGGTGTGGCTAACGGGCGACAACGAAGTCATAGAGGCTGCCAGGGAGATGGAGGAGTACATATCCTATGAGACGAGGGCGGAGGCGATAAACTACACGAACCCTCCAGAAGACGCCTACACTAAGGAGTGGAACATAGACGGCTACAAGGTAACCATAGGTGTCGAGAAGGCCAGCGACGAATAA
- a CDS encoding MATE family efflux transporter translates to MIDKSIWRKALVIALPLMLAESVDSILWLMDTYFVSRLGDNALAAVGVGGYLGWLTFAGGSLFYTGALVLVAQAVGAGDKSAASKSSGEILTSNALLGVPVLAAMWYLAPYLVGFIAGARVGYDVKMLSVEYYRARLLGIPFTYAGLVLGAVYRGVGRTRPVLYATLVFATVNGVLDPILIFGLLGVPSMGVAGAGYASSIANVVYAAILYAMAGRTVGFSVRPRPPGRYALLGARIGFPALVERLAFVGGNVGYIGAVARCGEEALAAHTVGVRVESIAFLPLFSIAEASAALAGQEVGAGRVPQAKRVGWEVAKLNALAGSIVMLVLVALSGYLPRIFTNTPSVVDLARLYLWIAGATEPALGVIMSIGMTIRGAGNTTVPTLINLVGLYLLRVLPAGILPHYMPAGYCVLGAWLAMGIDVTGRGLAMVLVFRRYFERLARRVV, encoded by the coding sequence GTATCCTCTGGCTAATGGACACGTACTTCGTCAGCAGGCTCGGAGACAATGCCCTAGCGGCGGTTGGCGTGGGAGGCTACCTGGGCTGGCTCACCTTCGCAGGGGGCAGCCTCTTCTACACCGGGGCACTAGTCCTGGTGGCCCAGGCGGTCGGGGCAGGGGACAAGAGTGCTGCCTCGAAGTCTTCCGGCGAGATACTTACCTCGAACGCGCTCCTCGGAGTGCCGGTGTTGGCGGCGATGTGGTACCTGGCCCCATACCTCGTCGGGTTCATAGCCGGGGCTAGGGTGGGTTATGATGTGAAGATGCTCTCCGTGGAGTACTATAGGGCTAGGCTCCTCGGGATCCCCTTCACCTACGCGGGCCTCGTCCTGGGAGCAGTGTACAGGGGTGTGGGTAGGACCAGGCCTGTGCTGTACGCGACCTTAGTCTTCGCTACCGTGAACGGGGTTCTAGACCCCATACTGATCTTCGGCCTCCTAGGGGTCCCCTCCATGGGTGTGGCTGGAGCCGGGTATGCCAGTAGCATTGCCAACGTCGTCTACGCCGCGATACTATACGCCATGGCTGGCCGCACGGTCGGGTTTAGTGTTAGGCCGCGGCCTCCGGGGAGGTATGCTTTGCTCGGGGCTAGGATAGGGTTCCCGGCGCTAGTGGAGAGGCTGGCCTTCGTGGGGGGCAACGTTGGGTATATAGGCGCCGTGGCTCGGTGCGGTGAGGAGGCCCTCGCAGCCCATACTGTGGGGGTTAGGGTCGAGTCGATCGCGTTCCTGCCCCTCTTCTCCATAGCCGAGGCCTCCGCCGCGCTGGCTGGCCAGGAGGTCGGGGCGGGGAGGGTCCCTCAGGCTAAAAGGGTTGGGTGGGAGGTCGCTAAGCTGAACGCGTTGGCTGGATCCATAGTGATGCTCGTCCTAGTGGCTCTGTCGGGCTACCTGCCCAGGATCTTCACCAACACCCCCAGCGTAGTCGACTTGGCCAGGCTATATCTCTGGATTGCTGGGGCGACCGAGCCAGCCCTAGGCGTGATCATGTCGATCGGGATGACGATCAGGGGCGCTGGCAATACTACCGTGCCGACCCTCATCAACCTAGTCGGGCTCTACCTTCTAAGGGTTCTCCCAGCGGGCATACTACCGCACTACATGCCGGCCGGCTACTGTGTTTTGGGCGCGTGGCTGGCCATGGGGATAGATGTCACTGGGAGGGGCCTGGCCATGGTCCTGGTGTTTAGGAGGTACTTCGAGAGGCTGGCCCGGAGGGTGGTCTAG
- the proC gene encoding pyrroline-5-carboxylate reductase, which yields MKPVIAVIGAGKIGGALATALTRCGYTIVATGRREGTLENMKRLGVKAIRDNKRAVSEADMVLLSVKPVNVPQVLPEIGDVLEGKALVSVVAGLRIKTLTEATRAAEVYRAMPNINVMIRRSTTALSGPRDGSFSREVEEVFKCVGTVYWVPEEWLDPWTALVGSAPAYLSILIDALILGGVAVGLPRDVSTNAVLDTIEATVGLLRQRPVHPAEVRDEVTTPGGTTIEALKVIEERSVKAALIKTVEAATEKARLLGAEIDRQIRQRLGLS from the coding sequence GTGAAGCCGGTCATAGCGGTTATCGGCGCGGGCAAGATCGGCGGAGCTCTGGCCACCGCTCTAACCAGGTGCGGTTACACGATAGTAGCTACTGGCAGGCGTGAGGGCACGCTGGAGAATATGAAGAGGCTGGGCGTCAAGGCGATTAGAGACAATAAGAGGGCGGTGTCTGAGGCGGACATGGTACTCCTCAGCGTGAAACCCGTTAATGTACCCCAAGTACTCCCGGAGATAGGCGACGTGCTGGAGGGCAAGGCGCTGGTCTCGGTGGTCGCCGGGCTTAGAATCAAGACTCTAACCGAGGCCACCAGGGCGGCAGAGGTCTACAGGGCCATGCCCAACATCAACGTCATGATCAGGAGGAGTACGACTGCTCTAAGCGGCCCCAGAGACGGCTCATTCTCCCGTGAAGTCGAGGAAGTCTTCAAATGCGTCGGCACAGTCTACTGGGTTCCAGAAGAGTGGCTAGACCCGTGGACCGCCCTGGTCGGGAGCGCCCCCGCATACCTATCGATACTCATAGACGCCCTAATACTAGGGGGAGTAGCAGTAGGCCTCCCAAGGGACGTGTCTACGAACGCCGTGCTCGACACGATCGAGGCCACGGTAGGATTGCTGAGGCAGAGGCCCGTGCACCCAGCCGAGGTTAGAGACGAGGTCACCACGCCAGGCGGCACGACGATCGAGGCGTTGAAGGTCATAGAGGAGAGGAGCGTGAAGGCCGCCCTGATAAAGACTGTGGAGGCAGCCACAGAGAAGGCCAGGCTACTCGGGGCAGAGATAGACAGGCAGATCCGGCAGAGGCTAGGCCTCTCCTAG
- the gatB gene encoding Asp-tRNA(Asn)/Glu-tRNA(Gln) amidotransferase subunit GatB: MKAKIGLEVHVQLTEAGSKLFCSCKSNYRGLPPNSNVCPVCLGLPGALPVPSRRAVVLALAAARILNCRIPGAIVFTRKHYFYPDLPKNYQITQYERAGGAPVCMGGSFEYLDPESWEWHRVRIRRVNLEEDPGRSVYPEGSIVSSPYVLVDYNRSGVPLLEIVTEPDIPSPRAARAFVEYLLLNLEYIGATNPRLEGAFRVDANISVEGGERVEVKNIGSTHEVERALQYEYRRQSLIIERGGTVNRETRHWDAARRLTKPLRHKEEEEEYLYMPDPDLPMILTKPLLGEAEDLLTELPRSLLESMVSMGVPREVAWSIIQVKHAANIFKAAAGREGVDPVVLARLIGVDYKGALKDLQRDPYDPGNWPGPETFSEIVLLVARGEYPLKAVTGLVVPRLAANPRARLEEVLPEKAGNLEEIVEEVIESFPKAVNDYRSGRGKALDFLVGQVIRRVGKRAVDPRLIREMIMDKLNNEPG, encoded by the coding sequence GTGAAGGCTAAGATAGGCCTTGAGGTCCACGTGCAGCTGACGGAGGCCGGGTCAAAACTCTTCTGCTCATGTAAGAGCAACTACCGGGGACTGCCCCCCAACTCGAACGTCTGCCCGGTCTGCCTAGGCCTCCCGGGAGCCCTGCCGGTGCCCTCGCGGCGCGCCGTTGTGTTAGCCCTCGCGGCCGCCAGGATACTCAACTGTAGGATACCCGGGGCCATTGTCTTCACTAGGAAGCACTACTTCTACCCGGACCTCCCCAAGAACTACCAGATAACTCAGTATGAGAGGGCTGGCGGGGCCCCGGTGTGCATGGGGGGCTCCTTCGAGTACCTCGACCCGGAGTCCTGGGAGTGGCATAGGGTTAGGATTAGGAGGGTCAACCTGGAGGAGGACCCCGGCCGCTCCGTGTACCCCGAGGGTAGCATTGTATCAAGCCCCTACGTCCTGGTCGACTATAACCGGAGCGGGGTCCCCCTACTGGAGATAGTGACGGAGCCCGATATCCCCAGTCCCAGGGCTGCCAGGGCCTTTGTAGAGTACCTGTTGCTCAACTTGGAGTATATCGGAGCCACGAATCCACGCCTAGAGGGGGCCTTCAGGGTTGACGCCAACATAAGCGTGGAGGGCGGCGAGAGAGTCGAGGTGAAGAATATAGGCTCGACCCACGAGGTAGAGAGGGCCCTCCAATACGAGTACCGTAGGCAGAGCCTCATAATAGAGCGGGGCGGGACGGTCAACAGGGAGACCAGGCACTGGGACGCCGCGAGGAGGCTGACCAAGCCACTACGCCACAAGGAGGAGGAAGAAGAATACCTGTACATGCCGGACCCCGACCTGCCAATGATCCTCACCAAGCCGCTACTAGGGGAGGCGGAGGATCTTCTAACGGAGCTACCTAGGAGCCTGCTGGAGTCGATGGTGTCGATGGGCGTGCCTAGGGAGGTCGCGTGGAGTATAATCCAGGTCAAGCACGCCGCCAATATCTTCAAGGCCGCAGCCGGGAGAGAGGGCGTTGACCCCGTTGTCCTGGCTAGGCTGATAGGCGTGGACTATAAGGGCGCCTTGAAGGATCTACAGAGGGACCCCTATGACCCGGGGAACTGGCCTGGGCCGGAGACGTTCTCGGAGATAGTGCTCCTCGTGGCCAGGGGCGAGTACCCGTTGAAGGCCGTCACGGGGCTGGTCGTACCCAGGCTAGCCGCTAATCCCCGGGCCCGGCTTGAGGAGGTACTCCCCGAGAAGGCGGGTAATCTTGAGGAGATTGTCGAGGAGGTCATTGAGAGCTTCCCGAAGGCGGTCAACGACTATAGGAGCGGCAGGGGTAAGGCGCTTGACTTCCTAGTGGGCCAGGTCATCCGCCGGGTGGGTAAGAGGGCCGTTGACCCGAGGCTTATCAGGGAGATGATAATGGATAAGCTAAATAATGAGCCCGGCTAG
- a CDS encoding MBL fold metallo-hydrolase encodes MTQSIHLIVGPGRGRFPSSNCLLIKSSPKTVLVDAGCGRNNILAVRDRVDAVLYTHIHPDHVTHHELLRGKETYMPSYDAQFQTLEELAKRFAPPIWRDWIDYVRRVFNLKTVPVPTATFDPWETVRIGTVEIEAIPAHGHTKGHHILLIGSHAHISDIDLTGFGPWYGHPESSLTAFIADIDMVAGLDAKTYTTSHKEYTYTRDPLLEELSRYRGALDRQITSVAEYLGSIGGEARPGDLVDKGLIYRRKLEGVKTVMDYFEKEMIAKILDYLAAQKILAKTVKGYKTPALPR; translated from the coding sequence TTGACTCAATCCATCCACTTAATAGTGGGTCCTGGGAGGGGGAGGTTCCCCTCCTCAAACTGTCTCCTAATAAAATCCAGTCCAAAGACGGTGCTAGTCGACGCTGGCTGTGGCAGGAACAATATACTGGCGGTCAGGGACAGGGTAGACGCGGTGCTATACACCCACATACACCCCGACCACGTAACACACCACGAGCTGCTACGAGGCAAGGAGACTTACATGCCAAGCTACGACGCCCAGTTCCAAACCCTAGAGGAGCTGGCCAAGAGGTTCGCGCCACCCATATGGAGGGACTGGATCGACTACGTCCGGAGGGTATTCAACCTCAAGACGGTTCCAGTCCCCACCGCGACCTTCGACCCATGGGAGACCGTAAGGATAGGCACCGTAGAGATCGAGGCCATACCGGCCCACGGCCATACAAAGGGCCACCACATACTACTGATAGGAAGCCACGCCCACATCTCCGACATAGACCTCACAGGCTTCGGCCCATGGTACGGGCACCCGGAGTCCTCGCTGACAGCATTCATAGCTGACATTGACATGGTAGCAGGCCTCGACGCCAAGACATACACGACATCACACAAGGAGTACACATACACGAGGGACCCTCTCTTAGAGGAGCTGTCACGATACAGGGGAGCACTCGACAGGCAGATAACGAGTGTGGCAGAGTATCTAGGATCCATTGGAGGCGAGGCCAGGCCAGGAGACCTGGTGGACAAGGGCCTGATATATAGGAGGAAGCTCGAAGGCGTCAAGACAGTGATGGATTACTTCGAGAAAGAAATGATAGCAAAGATCCTAGACTACCTAGCGGCCCAGAAGATACTGGCGAAGACTGTGAAGGGCTACAAGACACCAGCACTCCCCCGGTAA